One segment of Triticum aestivum cultivar Chinese Spring chromosome 2A, IWGSC CS RefSeq v2.1, whole genome shotgun sequence DNA contains the following:
- the LOC123185919 gene encoding pathogenesis-related protein 1-like, whose protein sequence is MASTKKSWAHEIEASVAAPRLFRAGVMDWHTLAPKLAPQVVASAHPVEGEGGVGSVRQFNFTSAMPFSVVKERLDFLDADGCECRKNPCPRSTLLEGGHVGTVIETATSCIKVEPAAGGGGSVVKVESTYKLLPGVGEAQYEVGKAKESVTAIFKAAEAYLIANPDAYN, encoded by the exons ATGGCCTCCACCAAGAAGAGCTGGGCGCACGAGATCGAGGCGTCCGTGGCGGCGCCACGGCTGTTCCGCGCCGGCGTCATGGACTGGCACACGCTGGCGCCCAAGCTGGCCCCGCAGGTCGTCGCCAGCGCCCACcccgtcgagggcgagggcggcgtCGGCAGCGTCAGGCAGTTCAACTTCACCTCCG CCATGCCCTTCAGCGTCGTGAAGGAGAGGCTGGACTTCCTGGACGCGGACGGGTGCGAGTGCCG GAAAAATCCATGTCCCCGGTCGACCCTTCTCGAGGGCGGGCACGTGGGCACGGTGATCGAGACGGCCACGTCGTGCATCAAGGTGgagccggcggccggcggcggcggcagcgtcgtCAAGGTGGAGTCCACGTACAAGCTGCTGCCGGGCGTGGGGGAGGCCCAGTACGAGGTCGGCAAGGCCAAGGAGTCCGTGACCGCCATCTTCAAGGCCGCCGAGGCGTACCTCATCGCCAACCCGGACGCCTACAACTAA